The Halichoerus grypus chromosome 9, mHalGry1.hap1.1, whole genome shotgun sequence genomic sequence GCCGGGGTCCCTGGTCCCGCCGGAGCCGCGCAGGCCGGGCGGCGTGTCGGGCGGGGCCCGCCTCCCCGGAGTCCGGGTCCCTGCGGCTTGGGGACGGACAGCCAGAGCCTCCCGAGTCGGGACCGCTGAGCCTGCTCGTCGGTGCGGGGACCGGGTGAACGGCTGGCGCAGTCGCCGCGCTGTCTCGTGCTTCGGAAGACGTGGACGCTGCGAGTCCCCGTGTCCTGCGCCCTGAATGACCCCTACACGGGCTCGCCTCAGCCTCACCTAATCCTTAGGGCCGGGAGCGCGCCTTCGGGGGTGCTGGAAGGATGCCGAGTGGGTGGCAGGTGAGCGGCCTCGGTGCGTGGCCCTGAGTTCGGGGCCGGGAAACCGAGGCAGGGCCCAGATGCGGGGTCACGGCGAGCACGGCCGCGGTGCTGAGGTCTCGGGGGGCGAGCTCTGAAGCTACTGCCGTCCCGTCCGCACTCAGCTCAGAACGACCCCACCGGGAAGGTTTAGGTCGCCAGCTGCTTCCTGGGCTTGTGAACTGCGCTGCGGTTGTGCGAGTGAGAGGTTAACGCTGGGGGAAGCCGGGTGACGGGTCTGCACCATCTGGGGAAATTTCttcaaattcaaaattatttcaaaataagacgttaaaaaaaaaggtaagatttttacagagggggaaatagaggtttagagaggttaagcCACTACACATAGGAGAACACGACACGATTCAAGCCTAGGTCTCCCGGAATCCGCGGCCCCCCGTGCTGATGAAGTGGTCCGCATTTCAGCACAAGGCCCTGGTAAGTCTGCCATTACGTGGAAGACTGAACCCATCTGCACCCACGCAGCCTGCTACCTCCCTAGCTTAAGGTGACTTTACTGTTCATTTGTCTACACTAGAGATGACACTGTTCCACTATCTTTATCAACATGACACTTCCAGGAAATTCTTGCCCTGGAAGATAAAGTTGCAAATAATCATATTTGTTTCAAGAAATTACCCCTCAAAAAATCCACCTGAATGAATATCAGACTCCCAACTTTTTGATCCAGACTTTTTGAAACCCTCAGCTGAAAACCTTCACCTTGTTGTGTTCATCAGTTCTAAACTATTGTCATGATCCTTCTCCAATCCTTATTCTGCTTTGAAAGATCTGTCTTAAACCCCGAAACCTCAGAAATATCCTGACTTTGCCTTCCTTCCTGGGAGATACTACTAAGACTCTGTCAAGGTAGTGCTAGCATTCGTAGGAATAAATTCAGCTTGCCCTTATCAATGGATTGTTTTGGTGTTATTTTTGGAAAGCAGGGGTCCAACAATATTCtcaatataatgaaaaatgcTCTTTCTTGACAAACATTCCTTCTACTTAGAAAAAGGTTTGaattaaacatgtttttttaaatttgggtcaAGCCTTCTTGCTCTTCTGAAATAGAAACATTAGACTTAGTAAGTTCAAGCATTTAATCAGCGTGTGTGTGTCTATCTTTTTAACTGCGGTTTCTATAACCTTAGGAGTGTTCCCTGAAAGATAACCCTCGTTATCGTCCTCTCTGACCATTGGAGCTGGAATGGCTGCAGTGTTACTTCCACGGGCTCCTGAAGAGCCAGAGGGGCTCTTCAgagtaaacaacaaaaaaggtccTGCCAAGGTTCAGGGATCTGGCCCACAGGGGAGCAGCCCAAACAGCCAGGAGCTATTCCGCCAGCGCTTCCGACAGTTCTGCTACAAGGAGACTCCTGGACCCCGTGAGGCCTTGAGCCAGCTCTGGGTGTTCTGCTGTGAGTGGTTAAGACCTGAGATACACAGCAAGGAGCAGATGTTGGACTTGCTGGTGCTGGAGCAGTTCCTGACCATCCTGCCCGAGGAGCTGCAGGCCTGGGTGCGGGAGCAGCACccggagagtggggaggaggccgTGGCTGTGCTGGAAGATCTGGAGAAGGAATTGGATGAACCAGACCAGCAGGTAGAAAGGGACCTGTGCTCAGTGCAGGGATGGTTGGGAGTGGGCATCCAGGCTGATCCTTTATGGGCTCTCGGGATCATGTAGACTGTGGGCCCTTCAGATGCCCAGATGAGCCTGCTTGTTCTCAGGTTTCAACCCAGACCTGTGCACAGGAAGTGCTTTCTGAGACATCGGAGCCTCTGGATCCAGCTAAGGAAGCAACATCTCTACAGCCTCAACCCATGGAGATCCAGCTTACGGGTGAATCTCAGGACCCTCAGCACCAACAGGATTGTGGTTAGTGTTGACACTTGGGTCATATGGCTCCCCTGGAGACCTTAGAATCATTCATCATTGAACACATATATATTGaatacttactctgtgccaggcgccATGCAAGGCACTGGGTATAGTGAACAAAGCAGACGTGACCCTTGCTTTCACGGAGCTTACAAAATAAATGTACCATAACAGATTGTAGATGGGGGAAGAAGAAGGTAGTCAGAGAAGGCCCTTTTGAGGAAGTAACATGGGAGCTAAATCCCAAAAGTAGAGTAGAAATTAGCCAGGTGAGTTGTAGAGGGGAAAGCAATGTAGACCTAAGAGCATGTACAAAAACAGGTGGGAAAGAGGTGGGTTTGAAAGAAGGCCCGTGTGACTGGAGCatgaagagagaggcagaagagcagagagaaggaggtCAGGGGCCAGAACACAAGCGCTTTGTGGGTTCAGTACGTCTTTAACTTTCAAGCTGTATGAGACCTACCTCTGGGTTCTATGGGAATCAGAGGAATTTAAATTCCGTTATTTTCatgggctttttaaattttgcctaTAACTaggataaataaattaataaaataaaattctcctaTAACTCAGGAACTAGACTCTATCAACCCTAGGCACCCTAGATTATAGTTGGTCATTCATAGAAACCAGTTTCTCTTTAAAAGTTgaaatcagtttttttctttcatagcaaGTTTATTAAATTCCTGATGTACTTTATCAGTTATTAAAGGCACCATTCTCTGGGCCAACACCTTTCCTCTGGGTTCACTCTTATTGAAGTTCATTCTTTAATAATTATCTTAGGTTCTTTGGGTGTAGACTTAGTCTTTGCATGTCTGAAAATACCCTTATTttgccctcccccccctttttcttaacatatatatatgtgtatatgtgtatgtgtatatgtatatatatatatatatatcttttttttttttttaagtaggctccacgcccaacactgggcttgaactcacgaccctgagatcaagagttggacgctgcaccaactgagccagccaggcgcccctttcctccctttttacTCACACTTGAGCTAGAGTAAAATTCGGATTGACCATTTTCTCCTTCAGCATTTGGAAGGTCTTGCGGGCACTACTACTACTAGTAGCTCGTCTTCCCGCTTCTGTTGTGTGCTGTATTATCAGTGTCTAAatgccttttttattattttagggatACCATCTTTTCTCATTAATAGCATTTCTATTTACTCTTAGCCTTTATGATGTGAAGTTTCACTAGAACGTGTGTGCTGatagggttttatttttactcatcTTGCTTGGTCCATAAATGTCCTGTTGCTAAGAACCCATGTTTTTCTTcacttctggaaaattctcagctatCGGTTCTTTACATAAtgggtttttttattctttatgtattttcttcaGGGACTCCCAGAAGATGCTGGTTAGAACCTATTTATCAATCTATTCACTTCGCTGAACTACTTTTTCATATCCTTTAGGCCTTTGTCTCTGTGGTACATCCCGGCGGAGTCGTGTTACGTTCCAGTTTATTCTGTCTCCAGTTTGTCCATTTCTAAAATTCCTATTCAGTTTTTATATcatcttttcttgtttcatttttactgattttatttcataattccCTGTTTATGTGCCATGGACACTGTGTCATCACTTACCTCTTTCAGGTATCTTTCATCTTTTCAGGCTTTTTGATGAGAATAATTTCATCTGGATTGAATTCATGTTCCGGGTGGTGATTTTGTTAACCACTTTCTTAGCATTCTCTTCAcgtgttttgaaattttcatctCTGGGCTCATTCTGGGCTCTTTCTCATGCTGTACATTCTCCCCTTCCTTGCCGAGCCGCTCTGTGGCTCCCTCTCCCCGACCCCACACCCACACCAGGGCTCCCGTGATCACACACACCCCGTCAGTGTCATCACAGGCTTCCAGGCCACCTGACGGGCTTGGTCGCAGAGCCGTCCACGTGCTCGTGTGTGCGCGCCTGGGAGTCCCACCCAGACTCCCCATTTTCCTGTGGGCCACGTCTCCGTCCCTCTCTGGAGCCCAGCAGGTCCATGGCTGCAACTGTAGCTACCAttctgtgcttttgtttcctttctgatCCACAGAGAAGTTTGTCTTGTTTAGCACAGATGTGTTATagattaatttttacttttatcactCCACGTATTTGGAGCTAGATTATGAAGTTGCTGTGCCATCCTGACTAGAAGTACACCATCTtccccaacctttttttttttttttttttaatatttttatttctttaagtaatctctactctcaatgtggggcttgaactcacgaccccgagatcaagagtcacatactcagggcgcctgggtggcttagtcgttaaacgtctgccttcagctcaggtcatgattccagggtcctgggttcgagccccacagcgggctccctgctctgcggggagcctgcttctccctctcccactccccctgcttgtgttccctctcgcgctgtgtctctctttgtcaaataaataaataaaatctttaaaaaaaaaaaaaaagagtcacatactctactggcTGAGCTAGCCAGGAACCCCTTCCCCAACCTTTTTTAGTCAGTTAGAAATTATGTTTCTATGCTGTGatgttttttaataataatccATTAGTTTTTTCTCATGCTGATACGAATTTTGTTCTATGTGCAGCGATGTTTTGGATCCCATCCTACAGTACATTTTATATTTGCTAATGGCTCTAAaagattatgttctttttttctcttttaaagatcaTATTTAGGGAGAGCACGTGcaagcacaggagcagggggaggggcagaaggagagggggagagagaattccaagtggactctgcactgagcggggccccacgcggggctcagtctcacgaccccgagatcatgacctgagccgaaatcgagagtcggacgctcaatggactgagccacccaggtgcccctaaaagactATGTTCTTACATAAATGCGTACTTCGTGTGATTTTCCTTCGAATTCTGCACACAAATGTATCTAAGGTCGCTATAACATAAAGTTTTAAAGTGCCCCAAACTTTTAAGACAACCTTATGTAACCAGTAGCAGGAGAACTCTCTCAGCGGTGTGGCAGGGGGTCTGGTGAGGAACTCCCACAGGCCCCAGTCCTAAAGGAggcctgcagagagagagagctcctcCCACTCTGGGCAGCATTGCTTCTCGGCTCTTCCTGCACACAGTGGGGCCCTGACACCCGGGGGGCTGTCACCGTCCTGAGGTGGGGTGCCAGTGAACCTTGTCCCTCCTCCACACTCAGAGCGCTCACACCTGCCGTTTGGCCATGGCCCCTTCGCCCCATCCCCAGAGTCTCCTTAGCTGACCCGTTTGGTGCAGCTGGCCCGTGCCTCTGCCCAGGTGAGGTCTGACGCATGCCGCCTCCGGGATCTCCAGCTGTCTCCACACTTGTCTTTCCTCCCAttgctgccaccaccacccccccccgccTCATTTAAAAGCATATCGCTTTTCCCTGCATTATTCCTACATGGTTATGAATTCTGCCCTTCACTCTGGGTCCTAAAATGGGATTACTTCAGGGAGAATATGCCCGAGTGGGACAATCTCACTTTTTTTCAGCAACTGTTGACCATTGAGGAAGTGACCACGTGGCCCACCCTGGAGGATGGGGGTGTTGGGACCCTGCTCAGAGGCACCTTTGTAGGAGAGTCAGACAGGGGAATTATGGGAACATGCTTTCCTGGGGTCAGGACAGACGGGAGTCTGAGTCTGCTAAAGACCGTCCTCTGTGTTCGTGACTGTTTGCCTGGGAAGTCTCAGTGGTCCACAGAGTGTAGCTTCAGCCGTGACAGACTCCCAGGTTCTCCTTTGCAAGAAGAGTAGTGATGTCTTTGGGGCCAaatcagtttctgtctgtccctACATGATAACAACCTTTTGTGCCCCATGTGTCTAGACTCTGATCTCCTTGTTCTGCATATCTGGAAATAGGGACTTTTCTGTACTCCAGCCCTGCATTTTTCAGTCTCCCAGAGGCCTTCGCCACCTGCACAGAGCTCCCTCCCAGCTCCACATCAGCACTGGCCCCCGCGgcttcccttctgctcctcccgCAGTCCCGTTCCTTCATCTCTCTCTACTCCGGTCTTCCCTCGGAACCTGCTTTCATCTCAgatcttttcttctgttgttgacTTGTTCCTCCCTGACTTAATCTCCACTCTGCTCAAATCATGCCCTGCTAGTCCAGACACTGCTAGTCCTCTCTTCCTTTGCAGTCTCCCACTTTCTTCCTCAAATGTTGTAAAACTATTTTGCTGGCATAGTTAAGCTGTGTGCTTCTAGTATATgggtttaattttatttcctgtatATGTCATTGATATTTGAAATCTATCCTTTTTGTTTCAGATGATGTGATCGGAATTGAGAAAGGAGAACTGATTCAAAAGCAGGAGTTTACTATAGATACGGAGTCTCCAAAAAAGTCATCTGGCCAAATGAATGGAAAGGTCCCTGAATGTGGAGAGACCCAAAAACAGGAAGGATGGACAAAAAGATATCAGAGAAACACTTCAACTGAGAAAAGATATAAGTGTGATGAATGTGGGAGAAGATTCACTCAAAACTCAAGCCTCATTAGACATAAAAGAATCCACACTGGAGAAAGACCCTATTCATGTAATGTGTGCGGCAAAACTTTCATCCAGAGCTCACAACTTATTGACCATCAGAGAATACATAACCGGTTAAAACCCTATCAGTGTGATGAGTGTGGAAAAGCCTTTTATTACAGTTCACACCTTGTTCAGCATCAGAGGATCCACACTGGAGAAAAACCTTTCCAATGCAATGAGTGTGGGAAAGCTTTTCACTACAGCTCAGGCCTCGTTCGACACCAGAGGACCCACACGGGAGAGAAGCCGTACCAGTGCAGCGAGTGTGGGAAGGCTTTCTGTCTGAGCTCACATCTGATTCAGCATCAGAGAgtccacactggggagaagccGTACCAGTGCAGTGAGTGTGGGAAAAGCTTCAGCCAGAGCTCAGGCCTCTTCCACCACCAGAGAATCCACAGTGGGGAGAAGCCCTATGAGTGTGAtgagtgtgggaaggccttcagccACAGCTCAGCCCTGGTGGGACACCAGCGCGTCCACAGTGGAGAGAGGCCTTATGAGTGTGATGTGTGCGGGAAAGCTTTCAGTTACAGCTCACATCTTCTGGGACACCGAAGaatccacactggggagaagccctATGAGTGTGACGTATGCGGGAAAGCTTTCCGGCGGAGCTCACACCTCATTGTCCATCAGCgaatccacactggagagaagccctgGTGATTGTCGGCGCTCATTCCTGCAGAACGCCGGAAAAGCACAGCTAGCAGGGGACGCCACCATGACAGCGACATGGGGAATTCTGTGATCACCACTGCAGTTTGCGCAGTCATTTGAGAATACTTCCGGAGCTGAGACAGGTGATCCCCTGACAGCTTACCAAACAAGCACGTCCTTCCACATTCTCAGACTTCGTCTCTGAAGCCAGGGCTCAGGAAACCTCAGTGATCCGTGAGATATGTTCTTAGGGGTTGTAGAGACAgctgctgtcccctccctccttctccccactgtTTTCTTTGGAGTTAGGATAATGGTCTTGTCTGAAGTGTGAATTTAGAGTTAACATCTcatctacataaaaaaaaaaaaaaaatcctgcatttTAGGTCAACTTGATAAAAGACATCAGCCTATCAATTATCTACATGAAAACTTTGTGAATACAAAAACCACTCTGTAATCTGGGCTGAACGATTTGTGCAGATAGGAAAGGTCAGCAGGAGGATGGATCATGCACATTCCAGTGACCCTTCACATCTTCCACCAGAGATGGCAAACGGGCCAGTGGGCTGTATTTGGCCTGCACGTGTATTTTTCCCAAATGCTATTTTcttcaacaatatataaaatttttcaaatttttaaagctgtttttttaaggtttatttat encodes the following:
- the LOC118547500 gene encoding uncharacterized protein LOC118547500 — encoded protein: MAAVLLPRAPEEPEGLFRVNNKKGPAKVQGSGPQGSSPNSQELFRQRFRQFCYKETPGPREALSQLWVFCCEWLRPEIHSKEQMLDLLVLEQFLTILPEELQAWVREQHPESGEEAVAVLEDLEKELDEPDQQVSTQTCAQEVLSETSEPLDPAKEATSLQPQPMEIQLTGESQDPQHQQDCDDVIGIEKGELIQKQEFTIDTESPKKSSGQMNGKVPECGETQKQEGWTKRYQRNTSTEKRYKCDECGRRFTQNSSLIRHKRIHTGERPYSCNVCGKTFIQSSQLIDHQRIHNRLKPYQCDECGKAFYYSSHLVQHQRIHTGEKPFQCNECGKAFHYSSGLVRHQRTHTGEKPYQCSECGKAFCLSSHLIQHQRVHTGEKPYQCSECGKSFSQSSGLFHHQRIHSGEKPYECDECGKAFSHSSALVGHQRVHSGERPYECDVCGKAFSYSSHLLGHRRIHTGEKPYECDVCGKAFRRSSHLIVHQRIHTGEKPW